gacacacagacatctggctcagtagcatcagataccacctggagcttctcccctgacacacagacatctggctcagtagcatcacataccagctggagcttctcccctgacacataaacatctggctcagtagcatcagataccacctggagcttctcccctgacacacagacatctggctcagtagcatcagacaccacctggagcttctcccctgacacacagacacatagacatctggctcagtaacatcagataccagctggagcttctcccctggcACATAGACATCTGactcagtaacatcagataccacctggagcttctcccctgacacacagacacatagacatctggctcagtaacatcagataccagctggagcttctcacctgacacatagacatctggctcagtaacatcagataccaggtggagcttctcccctgacacacagacacatagacatctggctcagtagcatcagataccaggtggagcttctcccctgacacacagacacatagacatctggctcagtagcatcagataccacccgGAGCTTCTCCCTTTTCACATAGACATCTGactcagtaacatcagataccacctggagcttctcccctgacacacagacacatagacatctggctcagtaacatcagataccacctggagcttctcccctgatacacagacatctggctcagtaacatcagataccaggtggagcttctcccctgacacatagacatctgactcagtaacatcagataccacctggagcttctcccctgacacacagacacatagacatctggctcacaGACAGCTGGATTctcagacatctggctcagtagcatcagataccagctggagcttctccctgatacacagacacagacatctggctcagtaacatcagataccaggtggagcttctcccctgacacacagacatctggctcagtagcatcagataccaggtggagcttctcccctgacacacagacacatagacatctggctcagtagcatcagataccaggtggagcttctcccctgacacacagacacatagacatctggctcagtagcatcagataccacctggagcttctcccctgacacacagacatctggctcagtagcatcagataccacctggagcttctcccctgacacatagacatctggctcagtaacatcagataccacctggagcttctcccctgacacatagacatctggctcagtagcatcagataccacctggagcttctcccctgacacacagacatctggctcagtagcatcagataccacctggagcttctcccctgacacatagacatctggctcagtaacatcagataccagctggagcttctcccctgacacacagacacatagacatctggctcagtagcatcagataccaggtggagcttctcccctgacacatagacatctggctcagtagcatcagataccagctggagcttctcccctgacacacagacatctggctcagtagcatcagataccagctggagcttctcccctgacacacagacacatagacatctggctcagtagcatcagataccacctggagcttctcccctgacacacagacatctggctcagtagcatcagataccagctggagcttctcccctgacacacagacacatagacatctggctcagtagcatcagataccacctggagattctcccctgacacacagacatttggctcagtagcatcagataccacctggagcttctcccctgacacatagacatctggctcagtaacatcagttaccacctggagcttctcccctgacacacagacatctggctcagtaacatcagataccagctggagcttctcccctgacacatagacatctggctcagtagcatcagataccaggtggagcttctcccctgacacatagacatctggctcagtagcatcagataccacctggagcttctcccctgacacatagacatctggctcagtaacatcagataccaggtggagcttctcccctgacacatagacatctggctcagtaacatcagataccagctggagcttctcccctgacacatagacatctggctcagtagcatcagataccacctggagcttctcccctgacacacagacatctggctcagtagcatcagataccagctggagcttctcccctgatacacagacatctggctcagtaacatcagttaccagctggagcttctcccctgacacatagacatctggctcagtagcatcagataccagctggagcttctcccctgacacagacatctgactcagtagcatcagataccaggtggagcttctcccctgacacacagacatctggttcAGTAACATCAgttaccacctggagcttctcccctgacacatagacatctggctcagtagcatcagataccacctggagcttctcccctgacacatagacatctggctcagtagcatcagataccacctggagcttctcccctgacacacagacatctggttcAGTAACATCAgttaccacctggagcttctcctctgacacatagacatctggctcagtagcatcagataccagctggagcttctcctctgacacatagacatctggctcagtaacatcagataccacctggagcttctcccctgacacatagacatctggctcagtagcatctgttgccctctttgtgaagaacatgcaaaccgtttttttctcattgagatgcaaacacgagtcactgagccactttgtaacctggaccattacagtagtgagttcttgtgcagcttgttgtttgctctttgcacatatatcactgtatcatctgcatacatttgaacttcagacccagtacagacagaaggcagatcattaatgtacaggctggacaggaggggccccagtattgacccttggggcacgcccacatcatagctacaagtgggcgacagctcattgctcactctgacacactgagttctgccttcaaggtatgatttcatccatctcaaggcatcaggggaaaagttgaacttggacaattttgtgatgagaatctcatggttaacagtatcaaaagccttccttaggtccagaaacacagccccaacagcaccccctttgtccatcttggacttcacattttccagaagaaagcagttggccgtttctgtggagtgtttcgctctgaagccaaactgcatggagtggaatgtgaaggggctgttgttgaggtgggcaatcagttgttctgctacacacttttcaacaacctttgacaccacaggtagtatactaatgggcctgtagttactcacgtcagcagggtcgcctgatttaaagatggccgtttttatggccgacttccatacccttggaaacatacagagaccaatagatgtgttggtgaccttagtaatggggccaatgagtgactctttgtagttaagaaaggtagagtccatcccaaacacatctttggttttagagttctttagtgagctaatcaccttgttcacctttgactcagaaacctcccttatgatgaagacaggttgagcgTCATTCAttagcactgagcccaagaaatcagtggaggggttctgtgtcagtaacctgactgagtcaataaagtaggaattgaaggctgttgctatttcaactgcatcctgtgttagattgttattcaccatgatgtctagtctttttgcagtgtttctatggtctttccctgttaacttttttagattctcccaaATCAATTTAtaatttccctttgcttcaccaattgttaataaaaaagtttgccttggcctgtctgatttctttcatcaccttatttctcaacatggtaaacctacgtctgtcatgctctaatttagATTGTAGGGCTAtttttagagcataatctcgttctttcatcaatttccagatttctccatttagccaaggaagagtgctcttttggccaggtttggatttgattttctttaggaagccatttattgtagtctggattgtagatagaaaaacctgactatcagcttccacgtctgtataggacaagagatcattccagtttattcccttaattgctttttcaaaatagtttaattcactcttaggtattctgagttgatccggctttctaacagtagagaggttaaacctgctctTTGACAGCTTTCTTGGCATTCTcgcaaccagcttcacctggaatgctttcaaacagtgttgaaggagttcccacatatgctgagcacttgttggctgcttttccttcactctgtggtccaactcaattgggttgaggtctggtgattgtggaggccaggtcatctgatacagcactccatcgctctccctcttggtcaaatagcccttacacagcctggaagtgtgttttggttcattgttatgttgaaaaccaaatgatagtcccactaagctcaaaccagaatGCTGTGTTAGTCATGCTGTTTAAGTGATAGCTTtccaagatggtgtagcagtcggacgtctgttttgtctttgtcttgtcCCGTACCGTGTATATATCGTTTTCTTCAGATATATTTTTAAAATCAATTTCCATCTATAGACTGAACATACTCTCCtccaacccgcctcacccaatgtggtacggggGTTTCAGCAGGTTCTTCTGTTACGATGTCCCCCCGtggcccatctgctagccccggcctgctagctgtccGAATCGCCATATCGCTAGCTCGCcaagctactcactggaccctatgataaCTCGGCTACACATttctctccctaatgtcaatatgtctattgttgttttggttagtgattatcgtcttatttcactgtagagcctccagccctgctcaatatgccttagctagcccTTTTGTTCCACCCCCACACACGCGGTGACGGcacctggcttaaatggtgcctctaaagacaaaacctctctcatcgtcactcaatgcctaggtttacctctgtactcacatcctaccatactcgtc
The Oncorhynchus keta strain PuntledgeMale-10-30-2019 chromosome 11, Oket_V2, whole genome shotgun sequence genome window above contains:
- the LOC127933011 gene encoding uncharacterized protein LOC127933011, whose product is MLLNQMSVCQGRSSTWYLMLLSQMSVSGEKLQLVSDATEPDVYVSGEKLQLVTDVTEPDVCVSGEKLQLVSDATEPDVCVSGEKLQVVSDATEPDVYVSGEKLQLVSDVTEPDVYVSGEKLHLVSDVTEPDVYVSGEKLQVVSDATEPDVYVSGEKLHLVSDATEPDVYVSGEKLQLVSDVTEPDVCVSGEKLQVVTDVTEPDVYVSGEKLQVVSDATEPNVCVSGENLQVVSDATEPDVYVSVCQGRSSSWYLMLLSQMSVCQGRSSRWYLMLLSQMSVCQGRSSRWYLMLLSQMSMCQGRSSRWYLMLLSQMSMCQGRSSRWYLMLLSQMSVCQGRSSRWYLMLLSQMSMCLCVRGEAPPGI